The Ralstonia sp. RRA DNA segment TTGTGGTTATCGACCGATAGCAACACGCTGACGCCAATCACCTGATCGAAGTGCCTGATCACACGCTCCAGTTTCGTTTCCACGTATTCACGCAACGGTGGCGTGATGTCCAGGTGGTGTCCACTGAGTTTGAAGTTCATAGCGGTTCTCCTTCTCACGGATGGGCCGCACCGGAATTGCCCGCGATGCAGCTATAAAGACTTGCGCAGATTCACTGCAGGGATCTTGAGGGCTTCGCGGTATTTGGCCACCGTCCGACGGGCCACCACGAATCCTTGTTCGCCTAACAGCTCGGCAATTCTGCTATCGGACAGAGGATTCTTCGGGTCTTCGGCTCCTACAAGTTGCTTGATGAGCGCGCGTATCGCAGTGGATGACGCTGCCCCGCCGGTTTCCGTCGATACATGGCTGCCGAAGAAGTACTTCAGCTCGAAAGTCCCCATGGGGGTTGCCATGTACTTGTTTGTCGTCACACGGGAGATCGTGGACTCGTGTAGACCCAGCGTATCAGCTATTTCCCGCAAAACCAAGGGGCGCATGGCGATTTCACCGTGCGTGAAAAAGCTCTTTTGACGCTCGACAATTGCCTGCGAGACACGCAGGATCGTGTCGAAGCGCTGCTGAATGTTCTTGATCAGCCAACGAGCTTCTTGCAGCTTTTGCTGCAGGTTGGCGGCACCGGCTTCACCACGGCTGCCGCGCAGAATCTGCGCGTACATGTCGTTGATGCGCAGGCGCGGCATGACGTCCGGGTTCAACTGCGCCATCCAGCCGGCGCTTGTTTTGCGTACGACCACGTCAGGGACCACGAAGTCGGCTTCGGCGCGGCCGAAAGCATGGCCGGGGAACGGCGCCAACGAACGAATGAGTTCATGCGCTGCCTTCAGCGCGGGTTCATCGACGGACAGCGCCTTCTTCAGCCGCGTGTAGTCGCGCGCAGCGAGCAGTTCAAGATGCTGGTTGACGATGAT contains these protein-coding regions:
- a CDS encoding RNA polymerase factor sigma-54, which gives rise to MKQSLQLRLSQHLALTPQLQQSIRLLQLSTIELQQEVEQALTENPLLERENEWLDTSARIGADGSVNALQNNNATPLPTESPPPSPNGADNSDTADNSYDGHDSSADFDSDYGSDRSDWSLDDFARKPQSDEDDRAPLQLREAEQSLREFLMEQLAPLKLSMRDKGLVIFLIESLDDEGYLSATLDEILLDLPAELEVEVDELQAALRMLQSFDPPGIGARSAAECLSLQLHRLDSPAKALALIIVNQHLELLAARDYTRLKKALSVDEPALKAAHELIRSLAPFPGHAFGRAEADFVVPDVVVRKTSAGWMAQLNPDVMPRLRINDMYAQILRGSRGEAGAANLQQKLQEARWLIKNIQQRFDTILRVSQAIVERQKSFFTHGEIAMRPLVLREIADTLGLHESTISRVTTNKYMATPMGTFELKYFFGSHVSTETGGAASSTAIRALIKQLVGAEDPKNPLSDSRIAELLGEQGFVVARRTVAKYREALKIPAVNLRKSL